AAAGATCCCCCGGTTTCATGTATCAAATGAGAGGAAAGTGGCAATGGCACCTGGACGCTTGCTTAGACAATGCCTGTAGATTAGATGCCGTCCTGCCTTGCGCCGATGCAACAGCCTCTGTTCGACCTGTGCGTACCAAAACATTTCCTTTCACCAGCGGTTTGTTCCATCTAACAATAGCCATCGCAAACTCCCCTCGTTCATGTGCCTCACTCATAACATGCTCATGTTCATTTCAGTTGCATATATTCTGTGACCTGCATGGCCTACTGTGAAGGGGTTCGCCTTCTATGTTGCTTCCAGCCACTATCTCCCTGAACTCGTCCCAGTGCCAAGTGACTACAAACACAGCCTAGTCCATGCCGCCTCAATACCGATACCTTGTCCAGGAGATGGTCTGTGACAGTCAGATGATACCCGTTACACCGTCCCTATTCTAGACACTGCTGAACACTTTATTGCAGTTACATGTGGTTTCGCCCACCTGATCTACGCAAACAATCCTTCGTACGCGTAGTATGGATCAGTTCGGCGGTAAACAAATTCCTTCGTCAATCATACTCCGCCAGCACGGCTCTTTTGCAGGACATCTGGGGGCGGCAGGTACTCAGGGCCGAACGAAAGTGGGAGTAGCTATTCGGTAGGTTCAGCATCGTGTGTTCCAGCATGCTCTGCTCGTGGGGTTGGGCTGGGCTTACCTCCTCCAGTCTCATCACAACGTACTTGCCATCCTTGTTGAACATGAGGATAGGCGTCTCCAAGTCCACAAACTCGCGAATGCTGGTGACACATGTCGTCAGTCTGCCTTCACCTCACAGGCGAAGTCGCCGCAAGAAGGCTGCGTGATAAAGAGTGTGGGGTTTCGCGTAGGGAAACTTACAACTGCCGACACATGCCGCAGGGACTGCAGGGGGCCTCAATATCAgtggccacggccacggcttTGAATCCCCGAATGCCTTCCGTGATGGCTTTGCCAAAGGCTACTCTCTCGGCGCAGGTGCCAACAGGATAGGAGGCATTCTCAACATTGGCACCGGCGGTGTACTGGCCATCGTTGGAAAGAAGTGTCGAGCCCACACGGAACTGGCTGTATGGGCAATAGGCTGTCGCcttcgctgccgtcgccctcTGGTGAAGCTCATTCACCTCGGCGATTGTGAGTCCAAACTTCTTGGCCGTGTCCGCCGTCTGAGACTcgttggcgatgtcgaggatTTCGGGAGTGAAGGCCATCTTTGGGGGAAATTACGTGGAAGCAGAGATGAAAATGAGGTTGTGAAAAGGTGGGGGGTGGAGATATGGCTCGATGAGGATGGGCACAATAGGTACGGTTGTTGAACGATCTGTGCCTAGCTGATGATAGCTCTATGAGTTGGTGCACTCGAATGTCCAGGCGGTTGCTCTGGTGGGAACGTCGTATGAAAGTGCCCGCTCGAGTGTCACTTTTATGGGGTCCGTGTGCCATTgaccctcccaccccccggCCGTCTCCGACTTCCGTTTGCATCTTCCAAAAGCAATCAGTCTTTTGTTGCTATCAACATTGGAACCGAAACCCGCAATGCCCATGATTTCCCCTTCACCAACCATGGCAGACGTTGCGCTCCAGCCCCGAAACGTCCTGCCTACTTGGGCCGCTTACATTCCTGGGATATGTCATCGGATTGGATGGGCATTCCGCGTATGACCTCTCTCGGCAGCGGCCTACACCCGTAACCCCGCAATCCATTCCTGGTTATCTACCCCTCCCTCTGCTTTACTACTACGCTTTGCCGATAGGAATTGTGAGCGGGTTCATAGCACTAATCAACACCAATGAGATAATATCCTGGTCACGGGCTGCAACATTTTGGCTAGGAGGCACTTACGAggagccgccgtcgacgaccaggTTTGCTCCCGTGATATAGGAGCTGAAGCCCGATGCAAGAAATCCGGCCACGCGGGCTACCTCTTGAGGGCTGCCCGGTcgctcgaggccgatgcTGGCCTTCGAAGACTTTCACGGCAACTGTCAGCCAACGCCGCTAGGCAGAAATGCCGGTCGGCTTTTGCCGTGAACTCACTTCTTTGCCTTGTAAGCTGGCAGGAGGGAATTGGGAGTTCATCCCTTTCATATCAACCTGAGCCCGCCTCATTAGCAAACTCTCATCAACCTGTGGCTGCTAGGCTGCACTCACCCCGTCCAAGTCGAGACCGACGTCGATTTGTCCTGGTGAGATGCAATTGATTCTCACCCCGGTGCCTTTGAGTACCGCGACGCCAGCCTTGACGACACCGAGGGCTGCGTGCGAAGCTACTGTATAACAGGGACCCCAGCAACCGCCGTACGTCGACGCCAcgctgccgatgacgacAATGCTGCCGTATTTCTGCGTCTTGGGCGCTGCGTTCGGGTACGACTGCTTCTCCGTGAGCTTGGCCATGGCAGGGGGCGCGTACTTGAGCGCGAAGAAGGGCGCCATCGAGTGCGCCTCGAAGCACCGCTGTAGGTCTGCCGGCGTCGTATCGGCAATGGACGGTGGGCCAAGCAGGCCGGCCGACGAGACCCAGACGTCGAGGCGTCCGAAGGCGTtcagcagctcgtcgatgagAACCAGcgtctcttcctccttggcAACGTTGAAGGGGTACGGGATGATTTTGGTATTAGGGTGCTCCTGATTCACCTTGGTCAAAAGTGACTTGAACGTATCATCGCTGGCTGTCTTGTCGCATGCTGGGGATTTCTCAGCCATAACACAAGACAAATACGCTCTCCTCGAACCGAGTAGGCGATCGAGATAGCCTTACCGTATATAGAGGCGGCACCGTGTGCTATTCGTTCCCTGAGTATACTCCTTACAATCGCATGCAATGGTTGGGGCCATACCTGCCAGCTCTTCAATAATGGCCTGTCCGACGGGCTGTGCGGCGCCAGTAACAACACAGACAAAGCCGTGCTGACACCATGGTCAGTTCCCTCAGATCCGACTCTTCAGCCCCATCATGCCAACCTACAAGCTTGCCATCGGCGCGGTAAGGACTAAAGTCAGCAGCCAAATCCATCATGGGCAAGGATTGCCGAACAACAAAGGCGGAAAGAAGCTGCCACAGAGTGCCCGGGGAGTCGTGAGCTCGCTGGGTTTTGTAAGCGCTGCGAGACGGTGGAATGAATGGTATTGTCTGATTTCGCACTGCAAGACTGGCAGACTATAGGGAAACTCAAGTCATGCCACGCATGAGCCCAGAATTCGGGTGGTTCAAACCCGCATGGCCACCCGGACCTATGCCGTCACCTTCACGCGAGCTGGGGATGGTGCTTCTCCGAGGGAGGGTTAGCCCATGGGGAGGCGCACCAGCTCGACCTGTCCAAACGCCCGTTCGACTATTGATAAGAGATAAGCTATCGCCAACACTTGTCGATCCCCAGACCTTCCTTTGTCTCATTCAATCTAGCAGTAGGTGTTGCCTTCCCTCACCATGACATCCCAAGAAGGCCGGAAGCATTTGATAGGAAGGGAAGCAAACTGTATGACTACTAAGGCCAATTCAAGCTCTGGGAAGGCGGGAACGCCGCCCCTGTCTGCGGGCCGCGCGCGGGGTGGATGCCCATCGAACTTCGCTTACTGATATCGGTGACATTCAAATCGCCGGTATTTGATTGGGTGAGATGTGAGCTGAGAGCCGGGCGGCGGAGATGCTCGAACTGCCCCCCGCATATTTCAACTTGCTAGTTGGTCTTTTAGCACTCATCGTCCGTTGATAATGCCATGCATAcgcgacgacaacagcaacGGTTATCAAAGACGGCCTGCTGTAGACTACACCTTCTCTATCACGAGTCCTACGGGTGATTTGCGTCGCGGCTAGGCATACATGCTTTCTATGTCCGTTGGTTGCTGGTTGTCGGATTGCTCTTAAAGCAATTTACGGGACAGAGAAGGCATCCCTGCACCTACACGTACGGAGACATGCTAATGCAAAAGTTGCTGTGGGTTCTTAACTCGGATTGACAAGGTGACAGCCATGATGACATAGCCGCTTTCCTAATCCAAGGACCAACTTTGTGAGTTTAAAATCAATGGCGCTCTCCTTTACCTACCTATTGCATAGCAGGGTATAGGTTTGACTACGATAGCCACAATCCCTCGAATTGGTCTCACGGCAGCGTCCTGAGTCGAGCGGGTCCTGGTTTATACCATACCTATTAAGAGTAGACACAGAGTATTTGACGTGTCTAAGCAAAGTGTTCTTGCGACGTCTAGGTGACCTAGAAACCCTCTCTAATCTAGAAAAAAACACACCGCACCTGCGAAGGAGTGAGAAA
The DNA window shown above is from Colletotrichum destructivum chromosome 2, complete sequence and carries:
- a CDS encoding Putative short-chain dehydrogenase/reductase SDR, NAD(P)-binding domain superfamily — encoded protein: MDLAADFSPYRADGKLHGFVCVVTGAAQPVGQAIIEELAAHGAASIYACDKTASDDTFKSLLTKVNQEHPNTKIIPYPFNVAKEEETLVLIDELLNAFGRLDVWVSSAGLLGPPSIADTTPADLQRCFEAHSMAPFFALKYAPPAMAKLTEKQSYPNAAPKTQKYGSIVVIGSVASTYGGCWGPCYTVASHAALGVVKAGVAVLKGTGVRINCISPGQIDVGLDLDGVDMKGMNSQFPPASLQGKESSKASIGLERPGSPQEVARVAGFLASGFSSYITGANLVVDGGSSAMNPLTIPIGKA
- a CDS encoding Putative cytidine and deoxycytidylate deaminase domain, cytidine deaminase, homotetrameric; translated protein: MAFTPEILDIANESQTADTAKKFGLTIAEVNELHQRATAAKATAYCPYSQFRVGSTLLSNDGQYTAGANVENASYPVGTCAERVAFGKAITEGIRGFKAVAVATDIEAPCSPCGMCRQFIREFVDLETPILMFNKDGKYVVMRLEELLPLSFGPEYLPPPDVLQKSRAGGV